From a region of the Zingiber officinale cultivar Zhangliang chromosome 4B, Zo_v1.1, whole genome shotgun sequence genome:
- the LOC121977337 gene encoding CSC1-like protein At3g21620, whose amino-acid sequence MATISDIGLAAAINILTTFAFLVAFAVLRLQPINDRVYFAKWYVKGVRNSPIQSGASVQKFVNLNFRSYLRFLEWIPAALRMPEPELIEHAGLDSVVFLRIYLIGLKIFVPITILAFTVLAPINWTNDTLKDSGNLEHSEIDALSISNIPTGSQRFWAHLGMAYIFTFWTCYILLKEYGIVVSMRLHFLSSAKRRPDQFTVLVQNVPPDPDETVSELVEHFFLVNHRDHYLMHQVVYDTNKLGGLVEEKKQMENWRDYYELQYERRPSKRPTCKTGFWGLFGKKVDAIDFYRSKIDKLRKDEATERENIIKNPKYIMPTAFVSFRTRWGAAVCAQTQQTRNPTLWLTDWAPEPRDVYWPNLSIPLVSLTIRRLIMAVTFFFLTFFYIVPITIVQSLANIEGIEKAVPFLKPLIEIPVVKSFIQGFLPGIALKIFLILLPTILMIMSKYEGFISLSSLQRRAASKYYIFIIINVLLANIIAGTAFQQLDAFIHQSANEIPKAIGVSIPMKATFFITYIMIDGWAGIALEIVRLVPLIIYHLKIAFLVKTEKDKEEATDPGCIEFASSEPRIQLYFLLGLVYSTVTPFLLPFILIFFGLAYVVFRHQIINVYNQEYESAAAFWPDVHRRIVTALVVSQLLLIGLLSTKKAALTTPFLIPLPVLTIWFHRFCINRYTSAFTKYPLQEAMMRDILERAREPNFELKTYLLDAYIHPAFKTEKKNYVCIAEEIEHENTLVATKRNSNKNTPVSSKHASSPPPSLPIEIQEQL is encoded by the exons ATGGCCACAATCTCTGACATAGGACTTGCAGCGGCCATTAACATATTAACTACCTTTGCATTCCTTGTGGCATTTGCTGTACTAAGGCTGCAGCCAATAAATGACAGGGTTTATTTCGCTAAGTGGTATGTTAAAGGTGTGAGAAACAGTCCGATCCAATCTGGAGCATCTGTGCAGAAGTTTGTCAACCTGAATTTTAGGTCATACCTGAGATTTCTTGAATGGATACCAGCTGCCCTTAGAATGCCTGAACCAGAACTAATAGAACATGCAGGACTTGATTCTGTTGTTTTCTTGCGGATATATTTGATCGG GCTGAAAATATTTGTTCCCATCACCATCCTTGCATTTACTGTTCTTGCACCTATCAACTGGACAAATGACACTCTAAAAGACTCAGGCAACTTAGAACATAGTGAGATAGATGCTCTCTCCATATCAAATATTCCTACAGGATCACAGAG GTTTTGGGCCCATTTGGGTATGGCATATATCTTTACCTTTTGGACCTGTTACATATTGCTTAAGGAATATGGGATTGTTGTATCCATGAGACTACATTTTCTTTCATCAGCAAAACGTCGACCTGATCAATTTACT GTACTTGTTCAAAATGTGCCACCTGATCCAGATGAGACGGTTAGCGAACTTGTTGAGCACTTTTTCCTTGTTAATCATCGTGATCACTACTTGATGCATCAG GTTGTCTATGATACAAACAAACTTGGTGGGCTGGTTGAAGAGAAGAAGCAGATGGAGAACTGGCGTGACTATTATGAGCTGCAATATGAACGCAGGCCGTCAAAAAGACCTACTTGCAAG ACTGGGTTTTGGGGACTGTTTGGCAAGAAGGTGGATGCAATTGATTTTTATAGATCTAAGATTGATAAACTACGTAAAGAT GAAGCTACTGAGcgagaaaatataataaaaaatccgAAGTATATCATGCCAACTGCATTTGTTTCTTTCCGAACAAGAtggggagctgctgtttgtgctcAGACACAGCAAACTAGAAATCCCACCCTATGGTTAACTGATTGGGCTCCAGAGCCTCGTGATGTTTACTGGCCAAATCTATCCATTCCTCTTGTTTCCCTTACAATTAGACGATTGATTATGGCAGTTACCTTCTTTTTCCTGACCTTCTTCTATATTGTTCCAATAACCATAGTACAGTCTCTTGCAAATATCGAGGGAATTGAGAAGGCAGTTCCTTTTTTGAAGCCCTTGATTGAAAT ACCTGTAGTTAAGTCGTTCATCCAAGGTTTTCTCCCGGGAATTGCTTTGAAGATTTTTCTTATATTGCTGCCAACAATATTGATGATCATGTCGAAGTATGAAGGGTTTATATCTTTGTCATCTCTCCAGAGAAGAGCTGCATCTAAATATTACATCTTCATAATAATTAACGTGCTTTTAGCAAATATAATTGCTGGAACAGCATTTCAACAGCTTGATGCTTTCATCCACCAGTCAGCAAATGA AATTCCGAAGGCAATAGGTGTATCTATTCCTATGAAAGCTACTTTCTTCATTACATACATCATGATTGATGGTTGGGCTGGAATTGCTCTGGAGATAGTGAGGTTGGTGCCTCTTATAATATACCACTTGAAAATTGCCTTCTTAGTGAAGACAGAGAAGGATAAAGAAGAGGCAACAGATCCAGGGTGCATTGAGTTTGCTTCATCGGAACCTCGAATACAGTTGTATTTTCTACTTGGTCTTGTATACTCAACCGTGACGCCCTTCTTGCTTCCTTTCATACTAATATTTTTCGGTCTGGCATATGTTGTTTTTCGCCATCAG ATCATAAATGTCTACAATCAAGAATACGAGAGTGCGGCAGCATTCTGGCCAGATGTTCATAGGCGCATTGTCACTGCACTGGTCGTATCCCAACTGCTTCTAATTGGACTTTTAAGTACAAAGAAAGCTGCTTTAACAACACCTTTCCTTATCCCCCTACCGGTGTTGACCATATGGTTTCATAGGTTTTGCATAAACCGCTACACGTCTGCTTTTACTAAATATCCACTTCAG GAAGCGATGATGAGAGATATATTAGAACGTGCCAGGGAACCGAACTTCGAGTTGAAAACATACCTTTTAGACGCTTATATTCATCCTGCATTCAAAACTGAGAAAAAGAATTATGTTTGTATTGCCGAAGAGATAGAACACGAGAATACTTTGGTGGCCACCAAGCGCAATTCTAACAAGAACACACCAGTCTCCAGTAAGCAcgcatcatcaccaccaccttccCTTCCTATCGAAATCCAAGAACAACTTTAA
- the LOC121974556 gene encoding uncharacterized protein LOC121974556 — MPPGPRKRRAAKRKKEMEERMKTPSPSDSPRDAGQSEDRVPHEGGEEADRQSPSPTISSEEWFGSDAADSAAADSSKNPKGEDLVEEDGRELAPAVKEVAFRPEDQSAAKSNELAESEKESSKPAVESTISVDNAIDLTERSQTTEFAAGVLEETSGDNTERAEGVFKFNHDGDGHQVAGGDETSPATEVKQAAAEVLDGEKESQLPDVDVAVKHEGDGRQAAAGDEALPATELLHRSPPVGRRRNQWWNCCGLLDFFTNPDG, encoded by the exons ATGCCGCCGGGCCCGAGGAAGAGAAGAGCCGCCAAGCGCAAGAAGGAAATGGAGGAACGGATGAAGACCCCTTCCCCTTCCGATTCTCCCCGAG ATGCTGGGCAGAGCGAGGATCGGGTGCCGCACGAGGGCGGAGAGGAGGCGGACAGACAGTCCCCGTCCCCGACAATTTCCTCCGAAGAGTGGTTTGGATCTGACGCTGCTGATAGCGCGGCGGCGGATAGCTCGAAGAACCCTAAAGGCGAGGACTTGGTCGAGGAGGATGGGCGGGAGTTGGCTCCCGCAGTAAAGGAAGTAGCTTTTCGGCCGGAAGATCAATCGGCCGCTAAATCGAATGAATTAGCTGAATCTGAGAAGGAAAGCTCGAAACCCGCTGTGGAATCGACCATTTCCGTCGACAACGCCATCGATCTGACTGAGAGAAGCCAAACGACGGAGTTTGCTGCTGGGGTTCTTGAAGAGACGTCGGGTGACAATACAGAAAGAGCTGAAGGGGTCTTCAAGTTCAATCACGACGGCGATGGCCATCAAGTTGCCGGAGGAGACGAGACTTCACCGGCGACCGAGGTGAAGCAGGCTGCTGCCGAGGTTCTCGACGGAGAAAAAGAATCACAACTCCCCGACGTCGATGTGGCCGTCAAACACGAAGGCGATGGCCGTCAAGCTGCTGCAGGAGACGAGGCATTACCGGCGACGGAG CTCCTGCATCGCTCTCCGCCGGTGGGTCGCCGCAGAAATCAATGGTGGAATTGCTGTGGGTTGCTGGATTTTTTCACGAATCCTGATGGATAG